A window of the Haloarcula litorea genome harbors these coding sequences:
- a CDS encoding class II glutamine amidotransferase has protein sequence MCEIFFIHGKNKAVQNQNFLNFLLTAIEEASTSNADGFGVFNEEGEVYKSEERFSYEYLSEVYKRFNDSRFVVLHLRMATEGAVIKKNSHPFRHNSNILVHNGMVTTPSIYEEGRADSYQMLRDIYKRKGHDTVKAVKQSLEKTSGSVSVFLYDYKDDLYYFRDGSDFTFAEIPDSNELVGATRESRLYTAFGEENLKIRYPEENQIYHLKDGEIQEIADFEMENITRSSTDSVYGYGHGYGRRTNVIKESDYEKYKKEKTRREEENQPLKELFE, from the coding sequence ATGTGTGAAATCTTCTTTATCCACGGTAAGAACAAAGCAGTTCAAAATCAGAATTTCCTAAATTTCCTGCTCACAGCGATAGAAGAGGCCTCAACCAGTAACGCAGATGGATTCGGAGTTTTCAATGAAGAGGGAGAGGTCTACAAGTCAGAAGAGCGGTTCAGCTACGAGTATTTGAGTGAGGTCTATAAGAGATTCAACGATAGCCGTTTTGTGGTCCTCCATCTTCGCATGGCTACTGAGGGAGCAGTGATTAAGAAGAACAGTCACCCGTTCCGGCATAACTCCAACATCCTTGTTCACAACGGTATGGTTACAACTCCCTCAATCTACGAGGAAGGACGAGCAGATAGCTACCAGATGCTCAGGGACATCTACAAACGGAAGGGACACGATACGGTGAAAGCAGTCAAGCAATCCCTTGAGAAAACCAGCGGCAGTGTGTCCGTCTTCCTCTACGACTACAAGGACGACCTCTACTACTTCAGAGACGGCAGCGACTTCACATTCGCAGAAATACCCGACTCTAACGAGTTAGTAGGAGCAACAAGAGAATCACGACTCTACACGGCCTTTGGAGAAGAGAATCTGAAAATCAGGTATCCAGAGGAGAACCAGATTTACCACCTCAAAGATGGAGAGATACAGGAAATAGCCGACTTTGAGATGGAGAACATCACTCGGTCATCAACAGATTCAGTCTACGGATACGGTCACGGCTACGGACGCAGAACCAACGTCATCAAGGAGAGTGACTACGAGAAATATAAGAAAGAGAAAACAAGGAGAGAAGAAGAGAACCAACCATTGAAAGAACTGTTCGAGTAA